Below is a genomic region from Bacteroidota bacterium.
GTAAGTGTACCGTTCACGGTTGTGTGTCCTGTCATTGTAAAAGTACCGGCGTTGCCGAGTTTCAGGTTGCCGACTGTCGCGCCTGAAATATTTTTTGTGGCTCCGGTCATGGTTATGCTGCCTGTACCGCTGTGTGTGCCTGTGCCGGCGAGATTACCCTGAAGTGTTATAATGTTTCCGCCATCGGCAAGGGTACCATCGGTTAAGGTAAGGGTGGTTGTGATTGTTACAATATTTGCTAAAGTTACGGTTTTACCGGGTCTGTTTATTTCAATAGAGCCAAATGTTCTTGTTGTCCCGGATGTCTGGTCAAAAGACAAGGTCACATTTGGACCGGAGCCGCCAATGATAAGTGCACTGGCACCGCCGCCTTTCAGCGCATTAGCCTGAGTATTTACAATATTACCGTTTAAGGTAACCGTGTGGGCATTGAATGCTAATTTTACTACAGGATTGACTCCAGGAACCGTATTAAAGGTAATTGTTCCGTCAACCGCAATATCACCACCGGCTGTTTTAATACCGTTGCCAGTGAGAATTAAATTCGGATAATTGTGAGGTGTCATGTTTGCGTCCATCAATGTCGCCATTGTCTGATTTCCGAGTGATGTCGGGCCCTCAGCATAGTATTCAATCGTACTGTTTGGATCAATATTATGTGTGTAGAAGTCAAGAGGAAAGTTTGATGCACCCAGCCTGAGTTTGGCGCCATCTGCAATATACAATTCACCAATTCCGGTAGAATACTGATCAAAATATGAAATTTGCGCTATGGGAGCGGAAAGGCTGCCCTTAATAATTGACAGGTTTCCGTAGATAACACAATTATTGTTTACGGTCGTGTTCTGACCGGAGTTGTATCCATCAATGGTTAAATTATTAAACTCCTGAAGTCCGGAAGCAAGAAATGAGCTGCCGGTAAAAGTCACATTTCCGTATCCTGTATTATATGTAGGCGCACCTCCACCGGTTCCCTGGGTAATAGCCCCGCAAATAAGTGTTGTTCCATCGGTAAGTGTCAGTGTTCCGGCTGATACGTCAGGGGCATCGGGCGTTACATTTATATTGCCGGTAACTGTCAGTTCGGACGTTCCTCCAAACTGAAGAGTTCCGGAGCCCAAACCTGTGCCAATCTGTACACTTGCACAGAATGCACTGACGGCATCCGCAATCATAACAGTATTACCATTTTCTATTATTACGATATCACCGGCAATCGGAGTTCCGGCGCCACCGCTGCCACCACTGGTGGCTGCCCAGGTATTAGGGTCCGACCAGTCGCCGTCAGCTACTGAATAATAGGTGCTTTGAGCCACCGCCTGACCGGCCAATGCAAAGCTCAGCACCAACAGCAAGAGCGTAATTTTCGTTTGCATAAGTTTAATTAGTTTCATGATGTTTTGGGTTAATAGGTTATAGGTTTGATTTGGATTTAAAATGATATAATGCAAAATAACAACAATACGCATGGTCGTTTCAAGGAGTAAAACCCCCGTTTACAGGCTATTAAACAACCTGATAAAATACAGGACTTTTAGCCTATATGTAATTTGAATTAATAAATGATAGGGTTTGATATTTTATTAAAACAGCTTAAAATCAGCATATTAAATAAATAATACAACGGCTGAGTGTTAAGTTAGGCTATGTGGTATTAATAAAAAGGTCGGACATAAATTTGTGTTTTTTTCTGAAGATTTTTATAGGCAGGGGATGATAGCCTTTTCTAAAATACCTATTATATAATGTATGGTCGAACTTCGGATTAACGCCAACATTGAATTTGATAATTAGTCAATTAGACAATGCCTGCCTACCGGCAGGTAAACCTGTCCGCCTTTGACGGGAAAATCAGACAATTTGAAAATGCCTGCCTACCGGCAGGTAAACCTGTCCGCCTCCGGCGGAAAAATGAAACAGGAATGCCTGAAGAACATTGTGAAAGCAGCAAACCGATACATTATTCATTGTTAATTATTAATTTTCAATTATTCATTATCTATAGCCTTTCCCTGACCTTAACGTACCTTTAACTGATTGGTGCGTATCCACATGAAATATTGGGGTAATTTTGGCGTTGGAATGTTGCGAAGGCGGTAAATGATTAAATAATTACTTCGCTGCATCAATTTCCGAATTTGTTATATATTTGTGCTGTTTTAAGAAATCAAAAGCTAAATAATCAATTATAAACTTTAAATTTTTAATGAAATGAGCAAGAAAAACGGACAAGGACAGAGCTTAGCGAGCACATTGGCATCAGTTTTTGCATCAGGTGCTATCTTGATTGCTTTTATCGTGTCAGTAATTGTGTACAAATATGTCATGGGAAATCCCGTGAATTTTGAAGGTTTGAATCCTGAGGGGCACCCACTGCCCGGCAACTACCTCGCAATGATTTACAAAGGCGGATTCATTGTTCCCCTTCTGATGACCTGCGTACTCACAGTTTTGATTTTCACTATTGAAAGAGCAGTTATGCTGCGCAAAGCCAGAGGTAAAGGTCGTATCGATACTTTCGTAAAAGGTATTCAGGGCTTTCTCGCAACTGAAAAAATTGACGACGCTATCACTGCCTGCGATACACAAAAAGGTTCTGTTGGCAACGTTATGAAAGCCGGTCTGAAAAAATACAAAGAACTCAAAGGTGAAACCACCCTCGACAAAGACCAGAAAGTACTTTCACTGCAGAAAGACCTCGAAGAATCAACTGCACTTGAACTGCCGATGCTCTCCAAAAATCTCGTGATTCTGTCAACACTGGCCTCTATCTCCGTACTTATCGGTCTTATCGGTACTGTACTCGGTATGATCAAGGCTTTTGCTGCTTTGGCTACTGCCGGCTCACCCGATGCTCTTGCTCTTGCAACCGGTATTTCGGAAGCTCTTATCAATACTGCATTTGGTATCACAGGCTCAACCCTGGCTATTGTTTTCTACAATTACTATTCAAATAAAATTGACAGACTGACCTTCAAAATCGACGAAGCAGGATTTAGCCTGGTTCAGACATTTGCTGCTTTTGCCAAGTAATTTTAGTAGAAATCGCCTGACGTAAAAACATATTGATATGTCAAAAATCAAATTAAAAAGGCAATCACCGCATGTGGACATGACACCCATGGTGGATTTGTTCTCATTGCTGCTGACCTTCTTCATGCTTACCACGTCGTTCAGGCCACAAGAAGCTGCCGTTATCGATACACCATTCTCGGTTTCAGAAAAATCTGCACCCGATAAGAACCTTATCACGGTGTATATCACCAAAGAGAACAAGGTGTTTTTCGATATGACAAACAGCGGAAACACGGCCGATAAAAAAGTGGCAGATACCGCGGCGCATTACCGCTTGAAGCTGATTAAAAGTATCAACGACCAGAAAAACCTCGGAATGACTGCCAAGGATTTTGCGAAGTTTGAACAAAGCTCTTCATTCGGTATGCCATTCGATAAAGTGCGGTTATGGCTGAATGAGACCGATGGTAAGAAGAAAGAACTGCTCCAAACCGGTATCCCTATCGATACGGTTGACAATCAGCTCGGACTTTGGGTGCGTTATGCCCGTATCACCAACCAGTTTGCCGAAGTGGCAATTAAAGGGGATGGAAATTCTGACTACAAAACCGTCAAAAGAGTGATGGATATCCTGCAGGAAAACAAGGTAAATAAATTCAGCCTTGTTACTAACCTCAGGAAAGAAGAAACAGATCAGAAATAACGAAACGTATTATTCTTTTAATCTTTTAAAGAGTATAAAAACATGGCCGAAATAATTGAAAATGACAGTGGGTCTGGTAAAGAAGGTGGCCGGCGCAAACCAAAAAAAATGGGTGCCAATATTGACATGACACCTATGGTTGACCTTATGTGCTTGCTTATTACATTCTTCATGCTCACAACGGCATTCAGCAAACCCAAGGTTATGGATATCACCATGCCTGAGAAGGATAAGAGCGAGAAACCTGAGGAAGCAACCAATAAAGTTGCGGCCAACCGTACATGGTCTGTCCTTCTTACAAGCGATGACCGCATTTACTGGTATTACCATTTTGACGTTCCCGAAGGTCAGGAACCTACTGTTGCTGTGCTGCATAAAACAGATTACAGCAAAGACGGTATCCGCAAGTTCTTACTTGAAAAGAACGACCTTACCGTAAAAGAAATCTCGGAACTTAAAGACAAGGTGAAAACCGGTGCGCTTGTAATGTCAAACGACACCTTGAATGCCAAAATTAAGGGTATCAAGAAAAAATACAATACCCTTAAAAAATCGCCGATTATCCTTATCAAGGCAGACGAAACCGCCAAATACCGCAATCTGGTTGACATTATTGATGAAATGGCTATTGCCAACATCGCCAGCTATGCTGTAGTTGACCTATCGCCTAAAGAGATTGAAATTTTGAAGTCTGCCCCCAAGTGATTTTATGAATTTTAAAATATCCTGATTATATGGAAGAAAATAAGTCAAGTTCATTTGGTGACAACCTCGATGAGATCGTCTTCAAAAACAGGAACAAGGAGTACGGTGCCTACGATTTGCGAAAG
It encodes:
- a CDS encoding biopolymer transporter ExbD, with protein sequence MSKIKLKRQSPHVDMTPMVDLFSLLLTFFMLTTSFRPQEAAVIDTPFSVSEKSAPDKNLITVYITKENKVFFDMTNSGNTADKKVADTAAHYRLKLIKSINDQKNLGMTAKDFAKFEQSSSFGMPFDKVRLWLNETDGKKKELLQTGIPIDTVDNQLGLWVRYARITNQFAEVAIKGDGNSDYKTVKRVMDILQENKVNKFSLVTNLRKEETDQK
- a CDS encoding MotA/TolQ/ExbB proton channel family protein, which gives rise to MSKKNGQGQSLASTLASVFASGAILIAFIVSVIVYKYVMGNPVNFEGLNPEGHPLPGNYLAMIYKGGFIVPLLMTCVLTVLIFTIERAVMLRKARGKGRIDTFVKGIQGFLATEKIDDAITACDTQKGSVGNVMKAGLKKYKELKGETTLDKDQKVLSLQKDLEESTALELPMLSKNLVILSTLASISVLIGLIGTVLGMIKAFAALATAGSPDALALATGISEALINTAFGITGSTLAIVFYNYYSNKIDRLTFKIDEAGFSLVQTFAAFAK
- a CDS encoding biopolymer transporter ExbD, translating into MAEIIENDSGSGKEGGRRKPKKMGANIDMTPMVDLMCLLITFFMLTTAFSKPKVMDITMPEKDKSEKPEEATNKVAANRTWSVLLTSDDRIYWYYHFDVPEGQEPTVAVLHKTDYSKDGIRKFLLEKNDLTVKEISELKDKVKTGALVMSNDTLNAKIKGIKKKYNTLKKSPIILIKADETAKYRNLVDIIDEMAIANIASYAVVDLSPKEIEILKSAPK